One part of the Spiroplasma turonicum genome encodes these proteins:
- a CDS encoding ABC transporter permease subunit — MSINTKIQSLIVDLITGPGGLVYMLLLIFTIVVGILLVCNEVEKGNLVNILITNQFRKIVIFTKMFDFISSITFSNILIYFLTILLFLISKQSQGVDFVLITIHFIGFYLALLATSSIIFLFSCLFNKIIYTFLVNGGICIFFWITNILSQAIQSLSWLKYFSLNSLYNTNISALSDVKSFISGLFILLIIFVLLYVSSYYIFKRKDLLL; from the coding sequence TTGAGTATTAATACAAAAATTCAGTCTTTAATCGTTGATTTAATTACTGGACCTGGTGGACTTGTTTACATGTTATTATTGATTTTTACAATTGTAGTTGGAATTTTATTAGTATGCAATGAGGTTGAAAAGGGTAATTTAGTAAATATATTAATCACAAATCAATTTAGAAAAATTGTAATTTTTACTAAAATGTTTGATTTTATTAGTAGTATAACTTTTTCAAATATATTAATTTATTTTTTAACAATTTTATTATTTTTAATCTCAAAACAATCACAAGGAGTGGATTTTGTTTTAATTACTATTCACTTTATTGGATTTTATTTAGCATTATTAGCAACATCATCAATTATATTTTTATTCAGTTGCTTATTTAATAAAATTATTTATACATTTTTAGTTAATGGAGGTATTTGTATATTCTTCTGAATAACAAACATTCTATCACAGGCTATTCAATCATTAAGTTGATTAAAATATTTCAGTTTAAATTCCCTTTATAATACAAATATTTCTGCTTTATCTGATGTTAAAAGCTTTATATCAGGATTATTTATTTTGTTAATAATTTTTGTGTTGCTTTATGTTTCATCATATTATATATTTAAAAGAAAAGATTTATTATTGTAA
- a CDS encoding ATP-binding cassette domain-containing protein produces the protein MAKFFGYLGPNGDGKSTTIRTIHGFIKSSSGSIDVSLNSENQVNNIIWNDSWKDANKINRKVCYVPGEISFPLNITGIELIRQIYSLRNLNNRNYVIELIKYCDLYATVKIKKLSKGNK, from the coding sequence ATGGCAAAATTTTTTGGATATCTTGGTCCAAATGGTGATGGAAAATCAACTACAATAAGAACTATTCATGGTTTTATAAAATCAAGCAGTGGTTCAATTGATGTAAGTTTAAATTCAGAGAATCAAGTTAATAATATAATTTGAAATGATTCTTGAAAAGATGCAAATAAAATCAATAGAAAAGTTTGTTATGTTCCAGGAGAAATATCTTTTCCATTAAATATAACAGGTATTGAACTTATTAGACAAATTTATTCTTTAAGAAATTTGAACAATAGAAATTATGTTATAGAGTTAATAAAATATTGTGACTTATATGCGACAGTTAAAATAAAAAAATTGTCAAAAGGAAATAAATAG
- a CDS encoding glycosyl hydrolase family 18 protein, which yields MKKILSIILAISLVSYSLNFVISCDFGSINKNPNENPTTPENPTTPENPTTPENPTTPENPTTPENPTTPENPTTPENPTTPENPTTPENPTTPENPTTPENEWSYKNLLVGYWYDWGGSYQNSVKLKDIDLRYDVINLSFLYASSANQMPVFNPNNPSEVKEGVNYLHSKGKKVLISMGGQTGSEMRFNENNKNDLKKSILNVVNYYDLDGLDIDWEGSCLTDRTSQRITSEVLIDIKNDWQKQNKHFYITMAPELPYLKNSTESSGGSYIPFFKQLENYYDWIQPQFYNGWAFGPYVEQSESEELGLSLHSIVSNDDFDKRAEFYYLMTKYLTTKYSRLNDFYIIKPNKFVLGASTNEPAGRGGAYENALNKCYNLLKDNNIIIRGLMTWAINYDAYEGQVPSVNNQYIMFYKWSFAKWYSNTFFKNKQL from the coding sequence ATGAAAAAAATTTTATCAATTATATTAGCAATTAGTTTAGTATCTTATTCTTTAAACTTTGTTATTTCATGTGATTTTGGTTCAATAAATAAAAATCCAAATGAGAACCCAACAACACCAGAAAACCCAACAACACCAGAAAACCCAACAACACCAGAGAACCCAACAACACCAGAAAACCCAACAACACCAGAAAACCCAACAACACCAGAAAACCCAACAACACCAGAAAACCCAACAACACCAGAAAACCCAACAACACCAGAAAACCCAACAACACCAGAAAACCCAACAACACCAGAAAACGAATGAAGTTATAAGAACTTACTTGTCGGTTATTGATATGATTGAGGAGGTTCTTATCAAAACTCAGTTAAACTTAAGGATATTGATTTAAGATATGATGTTATCAATTTATCTTTCTTATATGCTAGTAGTGCAAACCAAATGCCTGTATTCAACCCTAATAATCCTTCAGAAGTTAAAGAAGGAGTAAACTATCTTCATTCTAAAGGGAAAAAAGTATTAATTTCTATGGGTGGACAAACAGGCTCTGAAATGCGTTTTAATGAAAATAATAAGAATGACCTTAAAAAATCAATTTTAAATGTTGTAAATTATTATGATTTAGATGGTCTGGATATTGATTGAGAAGGTAGTTGCTTAACTGACAGAACTAGTCAAAGAATTACATCTGAAGTATTGATAGATATTAAAAATGATTGACAAAAACAAAACAAACATTTTTACATAACAATGGCTCCTGAACTTCCATATCTTAAAAATTCAACGGAGTCTAGTGGAGGTAGTTATATTCCATTTTTTAAACAACTGGAGAATTATTATGATTGAATACAACCTCAATTTTATAATGGATGAGCATTTGGACCTTATGTTGAACAAAGTGAATCTGAAGAATTAGGATTAAGTTTACATTCAATTGTTTCAAATGATGATTTTGATAAAAGAGCAGAATTTTATTATTTAATGACAAAATATTTAACTACTAAATATAGTAGATTAAATGATTTTTATATTATAAAACCTAATAAATTTGTTCTAGGTGCTTCAACAAATGAACCTGCTGGAAGAGGTGGTGCTTATGAAAATGCTTTAAATAAATGTTATAATCTACTTAAAGATAACAATATAATTATAAGAGGTCTTATGACTTGGGCTATAAATTACGATGCATATGAAGGACAAGTCCCAAGTGTTAATAACCAATATATTATGTTTTATAAATGAAGTTTTGCAAAATGATACTCTAATACATTTTTTAAAAATAAACAATTATAA
- a CDS encoding MATE family efflux transporter has translation MINKKETNYEPFEKIKVPFYKIENTKDIFSMAIPIFIQLLFTILISQINLIAINNYKDGAYAEGTSKAVLAYNTLQFVPSLIATGTIIVAGNLIGQGRKNEVSRVIVTGILVNLAIMLPIFLLVTILSDYIVGWVEASSNEPIMDASGKFVLEPKELDYVSNYYRFTNINLLMMSVYQVFVAGLQSIKKSRVVTIGTMLANIIDLSLISILLYATNIPPVYSALVLPITGLFQIIFMLFMCLKYIDFKTNKHKQLSWNYAKETLKTGLPITIEMGVWNICNFGTSVAIGQLHLGTGNHWITLHRNANSIGQYSSAFIQAIGTVTAVFVSRKIGEKDKQGAYEIAINCWKAAILITLISNIVMIAISYPLLYILNSKDTAIPWGVSLLAIYAIKILFDTVNMTLLRSLWSVGDLWFPIIVSFITMGLGMVALPFIIVKGFNIVEGPGLLLIYAAVIVDPLLRSIVYVRRWLKGKWQRYIHIIE, from the coding sequence ATGATTAATAAAAAAGAAACTAATTATGAACCTTTTGAAAAAATTAAGGTTCCATTTTATAAAATTGAAAACACAAAAGATATATTTAGTATGGCTATACCAATCTTCATTCAACTATTGTTTACAATTTTAATATCTCAAATTAATTTAATTGCTATTAACAATTATAAGGACGGTGCATATGCTGAAGGAACATCAAAAGCAGTATTAGCATACAATACTTTACAATTTGTTCCAAGTTTAATTGCAACAGGTACCATAATTGTTGCTGGTAACTTGATAGGTCAAGGACGAAAAAATGAGGTTTCAAGAGTTATTGTTACTGGTATATTAGTAAATTTAGCCATTATGTTACCAATATTTTTATTAGTAACAATTTTAAGCGATTATATTGTTGGATGAGTAGAAGCTAGTTCAAATGAACCAATAATGGATGCAAGTGGAAAATTTGTCTTAGAACCAAAAGAACTAGATTATGTATCTAATTATTATCGTTTTACAAATATAAATTTATTAATGATGTCTGTTTATCAAGTTTTTGTAGCAGGTCTACAATCAATTAAAAAAAGTAGAGTTGTTACAATTGGCACAATGCTAGCAAATATAATTGACTTATCATTAATTTCTATATTATTGTATGCAACTAATATTCCTCCAGTTTATAGTGCTTTAGTTTTACCTATTACTGGACTATTTCAAATTATTTTTATGTTGTTTATGTGTTTGAAATACATTGATTTTAAAACTAATAAACATAAGCAATTAAGTTGGAACTACGCTAAAGAAACATTAAAAACAGGTCTCCCTATTACAATTGAAATGGGTGTATGAAATATTTGTAATTTTGGAACATCTGTTGCAATTGGCCAACTTCATTTAGGAACTGGAAATCACTGAATAACATTACACAGAAATGCCAATAGTATTGGACAATATTCATCCGCGTTCATCCAAGCTATTGGAACTGTTACTGCAGTATTTGTTTCAAGAAAAATTGGTGAAAAAGATAAACAAGGAGCTTATGAAATTGCAATAAATTGTTGAAAAGCCGCAATTTTAATAACTCTAATATCTAATATTGTAATGATTGCAATAAGTTATCCTCTTTTATATATATTAAATTCAAAAGATACAGCAATCCCTTGAGGTGTTTCATTATTAGCGATATATGCTATAAAAATTTTATTTGATACCGTAAACATGACTTTATTAAGATCATTATGGAGCGTTGGTGATTTATGATTTCCAATTATAGTTTCATTTATAACAATGGGACTAGGAATGGTAGCTTTACCTTTCATAATAGTAAAAGGTTTTAATATTGTTGAAGGTCCTGGATTATTACTTATTTATGCGGCAGTTATTGTTGATCCCCTTCTTCGTTCAATAGTATATGTACGTCGATGATTAAAAGGTAAATGACAAAGATATATACATATAATTGAATAA
- a CDS encoding ABC transporter substrate-binding protein — protein MKKLLKTFFNLNLLCAPITATIGCGTKDIDPPHTLKTVTPANPMHWLAPKALQQSDFYVLANIYATPLATDEYGREYGDLFELTNKNYSNNDPYIGAHDSDLKIWTYKLRNNATWSDYNGNKVANVTVNDFLNTAKFVLNPENTADAYFLWDFFIVGARDLYNEAIENKTNFEDLFNKFVSEGKLGIKVNESEQTVTFELLKPAPYFETVLTYSVFVPTKEETLIDISMDNDFKKGYYTGAFLPKNYIMDNSIVYDKNPNYHFAEQTKINRIKQYLVNDGSISKKRELFEAGTLNDYIIDVNDKAGFETLVGDVNEPKKTPGLVEYDKDHPEYADTRLLLFNYLNSDYFTQKDKTESILKSKLLQVTEVRKFMFENLDKSIYGKYYSELFDDSKVSKNVRNSYVPDSFKFTENSVTKNYHDYEAEYLNTNNLANNITGNDLSDGNDYHWSKAHNDNINIASEETNNVNNLRNLLSTVDKDLSEKLKDNGKIHLNVFLDPTSKLTFNKNVSEMFAKFNVINNNPIALDVETPNTFLDFQEKINSGKHDITISGWFPDYADPMSYLATLKLDGPHRSKFRLGQLFQFDDSNTPLDYNNSSDEEWKKLDNNHKEMFEKLLVGYNSKIEVNKYGENLFKNRFNSSKELESIDAKKEWKDRIKGFAENEANTIFKDYFAMPLIRKSPEKTFWISKLLPFKNPWVSYGLSPLQYANSEVTDEFLTYDEIEALRTSHIKEKEEVKSDITKHRKGLAWSI, from the coding sequence ATGAAAAAACTATTAAAAACATTTTTTAACTTAAATTTGTTGTGTGCACCAATAACTGCTACTATTGGATGTGGTACAAAAGATATTGATCCTCCCCATACGTTAAAAACAGTTACACCTGCTAATCCAATGCATTGACTTGCTCCAAAAGCTTTACAACAAAGTGATTTTTATGTTTTAGCAAATATTTATGCAACCCCATTAGCAACTGATGAATATGGTAGAGAATATGGAGATTTATTTGAACTCACAAATAAAAATTACTCAAATAATGACCCTTATATTGGTGCTCATGATAGTGACTTAAAAATTTGAACATATAAGTTAAGAAATAATGCAACTTGAAGTGATTATAATGGAAATAAAGTAGCAAATGTTACAGTTAATGATTTTTTAAATACTGCTAAGTTTGTTTTAAATCCAGAAAATACTGCTGATGCATATTTCTTATGAGATTTTTTTATTGTTGGTGCAAGAGATTTGTATAATGAAGCTATTGAAAATAAAACAAACTTTGAGGATTTATTTAATAAATTTGTAAGTGAAGGTAAACTTGGAATTAAAGTAAATGAGAGTGAACAAACAGTAACATTTGAATTATTAAAACCAGCACCTTATTTTGAAACTGTCTTGACTTATTCAGTTTTTGTACCTACAAAAGAAGAAACATTAATTGATATTTCAATGGATAATGACTTTAAAAAAGGTTATTACACAGGAGCCTTCCTGCCAAAAAACTATATTATGGACAATTCAATTGTTTATGATAAAAATCCAAACTATCATTTTGCTGAACAAACCAAAATTAATAGAATTAAGCAATACTTAGTTAATGATGGAAGTATAAGTAAAAAAAGAGAATTATTTGAAGCAGGAACTTTAAATGATTACATAATTGATGTTAATGATAAAGCTGGATTTGAAACTTTAGTTGGAGATGTAAATGAACCTAAAAAAACTCCAGGACTTGTTGAATATGACAAAGACCATCCAGAGTATGCAGATACACGTCTTTTATTATTTAATTATTTAAATTCTGATTATTTCACTCAAAAGGATAAAACAGAATCTATTTTAAAATCTAAATTATTGCAAGTTACAGAAGTAAGAAAATTTATGTTTGAAAATTTAGATAAATCAATTTATGGTAAATATTATTCTGAATTATTTGATGATTCTAAAGTATCAAAAAATGTAAGAAATTCATATGTTCCAGATTCTTTTAAATTTACAGAAAATTCAGTTACTAAAAATTATCATGATTATGAAGCGGAATATTTGAATACTAATAATTTAGCAAATAATATAACTGGTAATGACTTAAGTGATGGCAATGATTATCATTGGTCTAAAGCACATAATGATAACATTAATATTGCAAGTGAAGAGACAAATAATGTTAATAATCTTAGAAACTTGCTTTCAACAGTTGATAAAGATTTAAGTGAAAAATTAAAAGATAATGGAAAAATTCATTTAAATGTATTTTTAGATCCAACAAGTAAACTTACTTTTAATAAAAATGTTTCTGAAATGTTTGCAAAATTCAATGTTATAAATAATAATCCTATTGCTTTAGATGTAGAAACACCAAATACTTTTTTAGACTTTCAAGAAAAAATTAATTCAGGAAAACATGACATAACTATATCTGGATGATTTCCTGATTATGCAGACCCAATGAGTTATTTAGCAACACTGAAATTGGATGGTCCACATAGAAGCAAGTTTAGATTAGGTCAATTATTTCAATTTGATGATAGTAATACTCCACTTGATTATAATAATTCTTCTGATGAAGAATGAAAAAAACTTGATAATAATCATAAGGAAATGTTTGAAAAATTATTGGTTGGTTATAATTCTAAAATAGAAGTAAATAAATATGGAGAAAATTTATTTAAAAATAGATTTAATTCTTCAAAAGAATTAGAATCAATAGATGCTAAAAAGGAATGAAAAGATCGTATAAAAGGTTTTGCTGAAAACGAGGCTAACACTATTTTTAAAGATTATTTTGCAATGCCTTTAATTAGAAAGAGTCCTGAAAAAACTTTTTGAATTAGTAAGTTATTACCTTTTAAAAATCCATGAGTTTCGTATGGTCTAAGTCCTCTACAATATGCAAATTCTGAAGTAACAGATGAATTTTTAACTTATGATGAAATAGAAGCATTAAGAACTTCACACATTAAAGAAAAAGAAGAAGTGAAATCTGATATTACAAAGCATCGCAAAGGACTTGCTTGAAGTATTTAA
- a CDS encoding alpha/beta hydrolase: MKEIKLNTYDNELIHTYIFDEVVNPKGIFQIIHGSCGHILFYKDFIKYLNSNNYIVIGFDLRGHGKTCNENNKRFFSEIDGWTKIVNDVKTINDYIRINYKGLKIFVLGHSLGSFVLRGFISKYNSLINGCIMTGTGYYGKWFLKHRKKLATHNQIKYGNYHFDEQVWKISYKPLNKKFEKEGNTGLEWLSINKQNISEAINDPLSGGIFTSAAFKDLFTGLLEIQNTKNIKAINNNLPILILSGVEDSVGDFGKGIIKLNNLYKKYNLNTSYKLYKEMRHDILFENNNKLVYKDILSFINGIK; encoded by the coding sequence ATGAAAGAAATTAAATTAAATACATATGATAATGAACTAATTCATACATACATTTTTGATGAAGTAGTTAATCCAAAAGGTATATTTCAAATAATTCATGGATCTTGTGGGCATATTTTATTTTATAAAGACTTTATAAAATATCTTAACTCTAATAACTATATTGTGATTGGGTTTGACTTAAGAGGTCATGGCAAAACTTGTAATGAAAATAATAAAAGGTTCTTTTCAGAAATTGATGGATGAACTAAAATTGTAAATGATGTTAAAACAATAAATGATTACATAAGAATTAATTATAAAGGCTTGAAAATATTTGTTCTTGGGCATTCCTTAGGTAGTTTTGTTTTAAGAGGATTTATTTCAAAATATAATTCGTTAATCAATGGCTGTATTATGACAGGAACTGGATATTATGGCAAATGATTTTTGAAACATAGAAAAAAACTAGCAACTCATAATCAAATTAAATATGGTAATTATCATTTTGATGAACAAGTTTGAAAAATTAGTTATAAACCTTTAAATAAAAAATTTGAAAAAGAAGGAAATACTGGATTAGAATGATTGAGCATAAATAAACAAAATATTTCTGAAGCAATAAACGATCCACTTTCAGGTGGAATATTTACTAGTGCTGCTTTCAAAGATTTATTCACTGGATTATTAGAAATACAAAATACTAAAAATATAAAAGCAATTAATAATAATTTGCCAATTTTAATTCTGTCTGGTGTTGAAGATAGTGTTGGTGATTTTGGTAAAGGAATTATTAAATTAAATAACTTATATAAAAAATATAATTTAAATACAAGTTATAAACTATATAAAGAAATGAGACATGACATTTTGTTTGAAAATAATAATAAGTTAGTATATAAAGATATATTAAGTTTTATAAATGGAATTAAGTAA
- a CDS encoding DEAD/DEAH box helicase family protein has protein sequence MSNKEWKRGLIDILLTENYRDLFNDKQIDSIEDVDNNWLSIQLSNYIKIRLDSIDNINDKLNLMNNILKLVSDEQFISLRAKTIGIELENYISNLSKNKLISKKIWNELEKEFLSSEFVYIISPFISAEMVYRLEIFLNESKFERFKIIIITTTYDGQAKFLAIEQLVELEKKYKSKFEVYIENLYTKSNTRLHIKAYYFNRSNKFSSLYIGSSNFTKTGQIAGKEYNVKISEFKEPELIKQFLFDFNTLLNDNSFIKINDEVRINELLNLQRETDFIIKEQKLLTINNNNNNIENKSFNEVNYKPFEYQNNIINVVINRIKNLQKIKHLLVMATGTGKTATIAFIYKELLSFIKINSFIYVAPSKEILDQALKTFRNILGNDTFGIDLYDSRNKDKNLEFENYVFITKDTLQNKLETLDKKSFDIVIFDEAHHIEAKTFNIIFETITKNAKQIFGLTATPERTDGVNINKYFDYEHACELRLYDAIENEMLSDFDYYFIKDDSINLENISINDKKFELKFNTIERYEFIYKTIIKRLGKKRTDVRAILFCSSTQNAMELSNYLISKGERSSYITTHNNFERDKNIDLFKNSEINYLCVMNILNEGVDIPEVDVIFFLRPTTSLIIYLQQLGRGLRKSLDKRLQIYDFVNNVDLNINNKFNPFMPFLNLTNNLKINMLEKVIDNVNSFSPGNSNFYLSNLEKKDFLNKLKRYEKNNLFKSILQEYREDGSFEEYENYFIEKNVDIYDFYLKNKKTFFDENNKKISILKAFLFPNIKELIMEIISFIETKKTPKNKLIKNIILWSFYNAPSKSDSYYYDLDQAINNIFITNNSINLKEILFILKFKLKNETLLYNKLSEEVDSFIGVELNHSQMQALCSLNITDNNFKGKGVQGIMHNKELNLFCIDANRTKSNLFSDSGNYFDEKNKIFYWDTPTSWKIDENLIDGIQKEFLNLEKNKTYLFYNDESISRQKTFLNRKFIGKVTNIIERKIIYKKNGNAIDKKLVLLLSLSK, from the coding sequence ATGAGTAATAAAGAATGAAAAAGAGGTTTAATAGACATATTATTAACAGAAAATTATAGAGATTTATTTAATGATAAACAAATAGATTCAATCGAAGATGTAGATAACAATTGATTATCAATTCAGTTAAGTAATTATATTAAGATACGTCTAGATTCAATCGATAATATAAATGATAAATTAAATTTAATGAATAATATTTTAAAATTAGTATCAGATGAGCAATTTATAAGCTTGAGAGCAAAAACTATCGGCATTGAGCTTGAAAATTATATTAGTAATTTAAGTAAAAACAAGTTAATATCCAAAAAAATATGAAATGAATTAGAAAAAGAATTTTTAAGCTCGGAATTCGTTTATATTATTTCGCCATTTATAAGCGCAGAAATGGTTTATAGATTAGAAATCTTTTTAAATGAATCTAAATTTGAACGTTTTAAAATTATTATAATAACAACTACTTATGATGGACAAGCTAAGTTTTTAGCAATTGAACAGTTAGTTGAGCTAGAAAAAAAATATAAATCAAAATTTGAAGTTTACATTGAAAATTTATATACAAAATCAAACACTAGGTTACATATAAAAGCTTATTACTTTAACAGAAGTAACAAGTTTAGTAGTTTATATATTGGAAGTAGTAATTTTACAAAAACTGGTCAAATAGCTGGAAAAGAATATAATGTTAAAATTAGTGAATTTAAAGAACCAGAACTTATAAAACAGTTTTTATTTGACTTCAATACACTTTTAAATGACAACTCTTTTATTAAAATTAATGATGAAGTTAGGATAAATGAATTATTAAATTTACAAAGAGAAACAGACTTTATAATTAAAGAACAAAAATTATTAACTATAAATAATAATAATAATAATATTGAAAATAAGTCTTTTAATGAAGTTAATTATAAACCTTTTGAATATCAAAATAATATTATAAATGTAGTTATAAATAGAATAAAAAATTTACAAAAAATTAAGCACTTACTTGTTATGGCTACTGGAACAGGAAAAACTGCAACGATAGCTTTTATATATAAGGAACTATTAAGTTTTATTAAAATAAATTCTTTTATATATGTTGCACCATCAAAAGAAATATTAGATCAGGCTTTAAAAACATTTCGTAATATACTAGGGAATGATACTTTTGGAATTGATTTATATGATAGCAGAAATAAAGATAAAAATTTAGAGTTTGAAAATTATGTCTTTATAACCAAGGATACTTTGCAAAATAAACTTGAAACCTTAGATAAAAAAAGTTTTGACATTGTTATTTTTGATGAAGCTCATCATATTGAAGCTAAAACATTTAATATAATTTTTGAAACTATAACTAAAAATGCAAAACAAATATTCGGTTTAACAGCAACTCCTGAAAGGACAGATGGTGTTAATATAAATAAATACTTTGATTATGAACATGCATGTGAATTAAGACTGTATGATGCAATTGAAAATGAAATGTTATCTGATTTTGATTATTATTTTATCAAAGATGATTCTATAAATTTGGAAAATATAAGCATAAATGATAAAAAATTTGAGTTAAAATTTAATACTATTGAAAGATATGAGTTTATATATAAAACAATTATAAAAAGATTAGGTAAAAAAAGAACTGATGTACGTGCAATTTTATTTTGTTCATCAACACAAAATGCAATGGAGCTGTCAAATTATTTAATTTCTAAAGGGGAAAGGTCATCTTATATAACTACTCACAACAATTTTGAAAGAGATAAGAATATTGATTTATTTAAAAATTCAGAAATAAACTATCTATGTGTAATGAATATTTTAAACGAAGGTGTAGATATACCCGAAGTTGATGTAATTTTCTTTTTAAGACCGACTACATCATTAATTATTTATTTACAGCAACTTGGTAGGGGTTTACGTAAAAGTTTAGACAAAAGACTTCAAATTTATGATTTTGTAAATAATGTTGATTTAAACATAAATAACAAGTTTAATCCGTTTATGCCATTTTTAAATTTAACAAATAATTTAAAAATTAATATGCTTGAAAAAGTTATTGATAATGTCAATTCTTTTTCACCGGGTAATTCAAATTTTTATTTATCAAATCTTGAAAAAAAAGATTTTTTAAATAAATTAAAAAGGTACGAAAAAAATAATTTGTTTAAATCTATTTTGCAAGAGTATAGAGAAGACGGCTCTTTTGAAGAATATGAGAATTATTTTATAGAAAAAAATGTTGATATATACGATTTTTATTTAAAAAATAAAAAAACTTTTTTTGATGAAAATAACAAAAAAATATCAATATTAAAAGCTTTCTTATTCCCTAACATAAAAGAATTAATAATGGAAATAATTAGTTTTATTGAAACTAAAAAAACTCCAAAAAATAAATTAATTAAAAACATAATTCTTTGATCTTTTTATAACGCACCTTCAAAATCAGATAGTTACTATTATGATTTGGATCAAGCAATTAATAATATTTTTATAACTAATAATAGTATAAATTTAAAAGAAATATTATTTATTTTAAAGTTCAAATTAAAAAATGAAACATTACTATATAATAAATTGTCTGAGGAAGTCGATTCTTTCATAGGTGTAGAATTAAATCACTCACAAATGCAGGCGTTATGTTCTTTAAATATTACAGATAATAATTTTAAAGGGAAAGGTGTTCAAGGTATTATGCATAATAAAGAGTTGAATTTGTTTTGTATTGATGCAAATAGAACTAAATCAAATCTTTTTTCTGATAGTGGAAATTATTTTGATGAAAAGAACAAAATTTTTTATTGAGATACACCTACAAGTTGAAAAATAGACGAAAATTTAATTGATGGTATACAAAAAGAATTTTTAAACTTGGAAAAAAATAAAACATATTTATTTTATAATGATGAAAGTATATCTAGACAAAAAACATTTCTAAATAGAAAGTTCATTGGAAAGGTTACTAATATTATTGAACGTAAGATAATTTATAAAAAAAATGGTAATGCTATAGACAAAAAACTCGTACTTCTTTTAAGTTTAAGTAAATAA
- a CDS encoding DNA-3-methyladenine glycosylase I — translation MKRCNWSNISQKMTNYHDNEWGVLKNDDTKFFEIFCLEIMQSGLSWEIILNKREYLKEAFDNFDFNIISNYKENKISTLMENKNIIRNNLKILAIINNANKFIDLLKEYNNFNNFLNKYIDNYPIINNYKFENEIPSYNDLSIKLVKVLKNKGFKFIGPTIMYSFLQASGIINDHISKCDFKYIN, via the coding sequence ATGAAAAGATGTAATTGATCAAACATAAGTCAAAAAATGACCAACTATCATGATAATGAATGAGGTGTTCTAAAAAATGATGATACTAAATTTTTTGAAATATTTTGTTTAGAAATTATGCAATCAGGATTAAGTTGAGAAATAATATTAAATAAAAGAGAATATTTAAAAGAGGCTTTTGATAACTTTGATTTTAATATAATTTCAAATTATAAGGAAAATAAGATATCAACTTTAATGGAAAATAAAAATATTATAAGAAATAATTTAAAGATTTTAGCTATTATTAATAATGCTAATAAATTTATTGATTTATTAAAAGAATATAATAATTTTAACAATTTTTTAAATAAATATATTGATAACTACCCTATTATTAATAACTATAAATTTGAAAATGAAATACCATCTTATAATGATTTATCTATTAAATTAGTAAAAGTTTTAAAAAATAAAGGTTTTAAATTTATAGGTCCAACTATTATGTATTCATTTTTACAAGCATCAGGAATAATAAATGATCATATTAGTAAATGTGATTTTAAATACATTAATTAA